A window from Symbiopectobacterium purcellii encodes these proteins:
- the ydhT gene encoding protein YdhT yields the protein MMPTHGEPHITREQLRALHVSRDLYRWFLRHFPTGGSYQAIHEALIGDGHSAWLESLVDYAYAHSFGARPFLEQEIGSARTLAAQLTRCQAEQLHITPRGNASGRFTPVLSCTLQFASGDHALNIGCSGFQSHLAATGNGNFIGQSGDNGSIASAGYGCQLVSSGFAAKMSNTGQNCRISALGDRARIANCGNATKISSAGRGTHITNSGRRNYLASQGASTRVANAGDGSHIYTQGVGSRITNSGDNVTLQASGSDSVFCSSGSVQQFTLGVGGCAALSYHDGKRLRFVTVYEGENGIVAGVPYRLTEHGKIEPLADNTENQRLTPAHCVND from the coding sequence ATGATGCCGACCCACGGAGAACCGCACATCACTCGTGAACAGTTACGCGCGCTGCACGTTAGCCGCGACTTGTATCGCTGGTTCCTGCGACATTTTCCAACGGGCGGCAGCTATCAGGCAATTCACGAGGCGCTGATTGGCGATGGTCACAGCGCCTGGCTGGAAAGCCTGGTGGATTATGCTTACGCACACAGCTTTGGCGCACGGCCGTTTCTGGAACAGGAGATCGGCAGCGCGCGAACCCTGGCCGCACAGCTGACACGCTGTCAGGCAGAGCAGTTACACATCACCCCGCGCGGCAACGCCAGTGGCCGCTTCACGCCAGTGCTGTCGTGCACCTTGCAGTTTGCCAGCGGCGATCACGCGTTGAATATCGGCTGTTCCGGCTTTCAGAGCCATTTGGCTGCCACCGGTAACGGCAACTTTATCGGTCAATCCGGCGATAACGGCAGCATCGCCAGCGCAGGCTACGGCTGCCAGTTGGTGAGCAGCGGCTTTGCCGCCAAAATGAGCAATACCGGGCAGAACTGCCGCATCAGTGCGTTGGGCGATCGCGCGCGCATTGCCAACTGCGGCAATGCGACAAAAATCAGCAGTGCCGGTCGTGGCACCCACATCACCAACAGCGGCAGACGCAATTACCTCGCCAGCCAAGGCGCCTCAACGCGCGTGGCAAATGCCGGCGACGGCAGTCACATCTACACGCAGGGCGTGGGCAGCCGTATCACCAACAGTGGCGATAACGTCACGCTACAGGCCAGCGGTAGCGACAGCGTGTTTTGCTCTAGCGGCAGTGTGCAACAGTTCACGCTGGGCGTCGGTGGCTGTGCGGCACTCAGCTACCATGACGGTAAACGCCTGCGTTTTGTCACCGTCTATGAAGGAGAAAACGGCATTGTTGCTGGTGTCCCCTATCGCCTGACAGAGCACGGCAAGATAGAGCCGCTCGCGGATAACACAGAAAATCAACGCCTCACTCCCGCCCACTGCGTCAACGACTAA